GTGAATGAAACTTCAACAACCCAAGTAGTGCGAAGTTTGGAAGATGTAGTAATTGAATTTACCGGTCAAAACGACCGTTGGTACTACGGAATGCACACCTTTCCGCAATTTGTTGGCGCATACAACGATTTAAATGCTTTTTTAGAAGTTGAATGTCCAAATATTTCAGGTGGTTGCGACGACTGGGATCGTTGGGCCTTTATAGATGTAAAGGCACCGGACGGCAATTGGATTCAGCTTATTAGATACATCACACCTTTTGGAGTAGGGTGCAATCACCAATTGAATATTACTGATTATTCGTCTCTGCTGCAAGGTGAAGTAGAAATACGCGTGTTTATTGATACGTGGGGCACTGGTGGCTGGCAGCTTACCTTAGACACAGAATATACCGCTGGCGCGCCTCAATACGCTTACAGCAATGTAGTAGAGGTTTGGGACGACGGTTACGCCTTTGGCGATCCTGCAAACTTGCAACCTGTTGAAACGTTTAGTGTAGCTATTCCTGCGCAGGTTGAAGCTTCGCATTTGCGTGTTTCTAACACGGGTCATGGCTGGGGCGCTAACAATACTGCAAATGCAGCAGAGTTTTTTAATGCATATCACTACTTTGATATTGATGGGGTTGAAACCTTTGAGCAGCATCTTTTTAACTCCTGTAATCCCAATCCGGATAACTGTACGGGCCAGCAGGGAACGTGGCAGTACAACCGTTCGGGATGGTGCCCGGGAGCAATTTCGCCACCACATATTTACGATTTTACACAGTATGCAGGAACTACATTTAATTTAGATTACCGCTTTCACCCATCGTATCAGGATTTTTGTCACCCAAACAATCCCGATTGTGTTTCGGGACAAACTTGCCCCGATTGTAACGATGGCTATAACCCAATTTATTATGTAGATACACACATAATTAACCAAAGTAACAACCCAATGGTTTACGGCAACATTTTGGGTGTGAACAGCATAGACAATACCCAGATTTACGATATTTCTGTATTTCCGAATCCTTCAAATGGAATATTTCACATAAAAACCAAGTATCCTGAAACCATTTCACGATTGACCATTAATACTGTTGATGGCAAATCTGTAAAGGCTTATTACTTTAATTCGGTTGCCGAATTAAACAATTATTCTTTCGATGTTTCTAACTTATCAAGCGGTGTTTACTTCATCAATCTTGAAAATAGTTACGGTACCGGCGTTAAAAGGATTATATTAGAATAGAAATATATTTCACAGACTTTTAAAAAGGTTATTTTTGAATATCAAGAATAACCTTTTTTTATGCTTTATTTTTTGAAATTAAACGCGACTAAGTTGCAGCGAAGATTTTCGGCAATACTATTTCTGCTAGTTCTTGTGTCTGCAACAAACTCAAGATTGCAAGCGCAACAAACAGCGGTTGTAGATTTTTTAAAGATTGATGCTTCCATCGGTACGGATGCTGCTGAAAAGAAAGTTGAAGGAAGATTTCTTGCCACCTTTAAGGTTTTAAAAGAAACAGACTCCATTTTTATGGATGCCGTACAAATTCAATTAAACGATATAAACTCTAAAGATTTCAGTATAACTTCCACAGAAAATAAGGTTTGGTTTATTGGTGATTTTAAAGTAGATAAAACATACAAAGCAGATTTTTGGTACGAAATGAAGCCGAAACAAACGCTGTATTTTTTTGAAGACCAGATTTGGACGCAGGGCCAGGGAAAGTACACTTCGCATTGGTTGCCAAGCATTGACGATGTAAACGAT
This region of Aequorivita marisscotiae genomic DNA includes:
- a CDS encoding T9SS type A sorting domain-containing protein; protein product: MKKNYFLFALTLLLQMSVFAAALSTPELTTRLTEDYPLEMPVLKPYPIYMNASVDLPDSISEVIVNINGTDYPAVAETGFYYYLWTPANYGAHTIVITAKTTNGDEATLTRNITVNETSTTQVVRSLEDVVIEFTGQNDRWYYGMHTFPQFVGAYNDLNAFLEVECPNISGGCDDWDRWAFIDVKAPDGNWIQLIRYITPFGVGCNHQLNITDYSSLLQGEVEIRVFIDTWGTGGWQLTLDTEYTAGAPQYAYSNVVEVWDDGYAFGDPANLQPVETFSVAIPAQVEASHLRVSNTGHGWGANNTANAAEFFNAYHYFDIDGVETFEQHLFNSCNPNPDNCTGQQGTWQYNRSGWCPGAISPPHIYDFTQYAGTTFNLDYRFHPSYQDFCHPNNPDCVSGQTCPDCNDGYNPIYYVDTHIINQSNNPMVYGNILGVNSIDNTQIYDISVFPNPSNGIFHIKTKYPETISRLTINTVDGKSVKAYYFNSVAELNNYSFDVSNLSSGVYFINLENSYGTGVKRIILE